A stretch of the Mesorhizobium huakuii genome encodes the following:
- a CDS encoding helix-turn-helix transcriptional regulator → MTLIERRNEAVAISQYISLKDTRHARPIHLSDRPDARIGGPQRRSLESITGMLDRIGCGYFVLDRDRKVIEWNAAAQETLERQGEAADTAGELSAGLRRLVANVPVHFQPGTLSWVVIRSRGDRPVVLNETGVVTPDGTSIVALLDRENTSSANPQTLQRMFGLTSAETQLALRLAHGDAPLEIARSWHLSRTTIRSQLASLFAKTETRRQAELVALLGRISVLP, encoded by the coding sequence ATGACACTGATTGAGAGGCGCAACGAGGCGGTTGCGATCAGCCAATACATTTCACTGAAGGATACTCGTCACGCACGTCCGATACACCTGTCGGATCGACCGGACGCCAGAATCGGCGGACCGCAGCGACGCAGTTTGGAATCCATAACCGGCATGCTTGACCGCATCGGCTGCGGCTATTTCGTGCTGGACCGCGACAGGAAAGTAATCGAGTGGAACGCAGCCGCTCAAGAGACGCTAGAGCGCCAGGGTGAAGCGGCCGACACGGCAGGCGAGCTTTCCGCCGGACTAAGGCGGCTGGTCGCGAATGTTCCGGTTCACTTTCAGCCGGGCACACTTTCATGGGTGGTGATCCGCAGCAGGGGCGACAGGCCGGTGGTCCTGAATGAGACGGGCGTTGTCACACCGGACGGTACCAGCATCGTCGCATTGCTGGACCGGGAGAACACATCGTCGGCAAACCCTCAGACCTTGCAAAGGATGTTCGGTTTGACCAGTGCGGAAACGCAGCTGGCGTTGCGCCTGGCGCATGGCGATGCGCCCCTGGAGATCGCCCGCAGCTGGCATCTCAGCCGCACGACGATCCGTTCCCAGCTTGCCTCGCTGTTCGCCAAGACCGAGACAAGGCGTCAGGCGGAGTTGGTGGCTCTTCTGGGGCGCATTTCGGTCCTGCCATGA
- a CDS encoding acyltransferase family protein — translation MEQEPMAAASTPSMRHRSERSTPVEPSQRETLTQVQVLRALAATSVALRHAQHDAASLELEAGRTFQAWDPIPWSAGVDVFFVISGLIMVHTSRQLFAKTGGARLFLSRRLARIVPLYWAVTTLYLAVALLAPSFLNQDYINFRFVIESYFFIPATRPDGVVQPVYELGWTLNYEMLFYVLFTAAIVLPMRWAVTVLLTTLVGMVFAGRLAAPLREPFAFWTDPIILEFAFGVTIGIMCTSGLRPSGLIRACVAAAGLAALMLAAAFPDISIGLSRPIVYGIPASLIVWSAALAPGELRHESLAARWGAGVGDASYALYLLHPFVIRATRIFFWRTGLILVLGPWAFIASALVITFGVALITYRLFEKPLTRRARRLLGAGPSARQQLRPFPVPAYPKTD, via the coding sequence ATGGAACAAGAACCAATGGCGGCGGCCTCGACGCCTTCGATGCGCCATCGGTCCGAAAGATCGACGCCAGTCGAGCCCAGCCAGCGCGAAACACTCACTCAGGTCCAGGTCCTGCGCGCCCTCGCGGCCACCTCGGTCGCGCTGCGCCACGCGCAGCACGATGCGGCGAGCTTGGAACTAGAAGCCGGCCGCACCTTTCAGGCGTGGGATCCGATACCATGGAGCGCTGGAGTCGATGTCTTCTTCGTAATTTCCGGCCTGATCATGGTGCACACGTCGCGACAGTTGTTCGCCAAGACGGGTGGCGCGCGTCTCTTCCTTTCTCGGCGGCTCGCCCGGATTGTCCCGCTATATTGGGCGGTCACCACGCTCTACCTTGCCGTGGCGTTGCTCGCTCCCTCATTTCTCAACCAGGACTACATCAATTTCCGGTTTGTAATCGAATCCTACTTCTTCATCCCGGCCACTCGCCCCGACGGCGTCGTTCAGCCTGTCTACGAGCTGGGTTGGACGCTCAACTATGAGATGCTTTTCTACGTGTTGTTTACGGCGGCGATCGTGCTGCCCATGCGTTGGGCCGTTACCGTCCTGCTCACGACCCTGGTGGGGATGGTGTTCGCAGGCCGTCTCGCGGCGCCTTTGCGAGAGCCATTCGCGTTCTGGACCGATCCGATCATCCTTGAGTTCGCTTTCGGCGTGACAATCGGGATCATGTGCACCTCGGGTCTGCGGCCCTCCGGTTTGATCAGGGCCTGCGTCGCTGCAGCGGGACTGGCCGCCCTGATGCTGGCGGCGGCTTTTCCCGATATCTCGATCGGCCTTTCCCGCCCCATTGTTTACGGCATCCCGGCATCTCTCATCGTTTGGAGTGCTGCATTGGCGCCGGGCGAGCTGAGGCATGAAAGCCTGGCCGCGCGATGGGGCGCCGGCGTCGGCGACGCGTCCTATGCTCTCTACCTCCTGCATCCATTCGTGATCCGCGCCACGCGCATCTTCTTCTGGCGAACAGGCTTGATTCTGGTGCTCGGCCCGTGGGCCTTTATCGCGTCGGCGCTGGTGATCACTTTTGGTGTGGCACTCATCACCTATCGCTTGTTCGAGAAGCCGCTGACTCGCCGTGCCCGACGCCTTCTGGGAGCCGGGCCCAGCGCCCGACAGCAGCTTCGCCCATTTCCGGTGCCGGCGTATCCCAAGACGGACTGA
- a CDS encoding lipopolysaccharide biosynthesis protein, protein MAAALFGMIGIASVLFFSDHTQRGLEISIMLGMVAVPLITTYALGATLVRAFGGVVSALLPERIVRDGLLLVLVAILAKCGLRTVDAPEVMLAVVTSSVITVGLVFITARKLEPPGLRQAKPTYASREWWFAVPPLMLITGLDVFVSRAGVLVLGWTNHIREAGVFALALNIAMLVGLSRIAVATMFSPTAADLYARGDRKGLQQLFARATLLSASGAIVVAIPMMVIAEPFLSFFGEGYAAGAPIARVLILGYVFVALCGPQQNLLTMTGNEWAAATTMIAGAIANIIACALGVAIYGPIGAAVGVALALSIWSVAMAIYIGKRLKIVPGLVFVLLSIRPSAIGGQQWNWFLRAGK, encoded by the coding sequence GTGGCGGCAGCGCTGTTCGGGATGATCGGCATTGCCTCTGTCCTGTTCTTTTCAGATCATACGCAAAGAGGGCTTGAGATAAGCATTATGCTCGGCATGGTGGCTGTGCCCTTGATTACGACTTATGCTCTCGGAGCCACGCTTGTGCGTGCTTTCGGCGGCGTCGTCTCTGCGCTGTTGCCGGAACGCATCGTGCGAGACGGGCTCCTGCTGGTGTTGGTGGCGATCCTGGCCAAGTGCGGATTGCGAACCGTGGATGCGCCGGAGGTGATGCTGGCGGTGGTAACAAGTTCCGTCATCACGGTTGGGCTGGTGTTCATCACCGCCAGGAAACTTGAACCGCCTGGCCTGCGGCAGGCTAAACCCACCTATGCATCGAGAGAATGGTGGTTTGCCGTCCCCCCGCTCATGCTCATCACCGGGCTCGATGTTTTCGTCAGCCGGGCCGGCGTGCTGGTTTTGGGCTGGACAAACCATATCCGTGAAGCGGGTGTTTTCGCCTTGGCGTTGAACATCGCGATGCTTGTGGGGCTCTCCCGCATCGCCGTCGCTACCATGTTTTCGCCAACAGCTGCCGATCTGTATGCAAGAGGCGATCGCAAAGGACTACAGCAGCTATTCGCGCGGGCTACCTTGCTTTCTGCCAGTGGCGCCATCGTTGTAGCCATCCCAATGATGGTGATCGCTGAGCCGTTTTTGAGCTTCTTCGGTGAGGGTTACGCCGCAGGAGCGCCAATCGCGCGGGTTCTCATCTTGGGATATGTGTTTGTCGCGCTGTGTGGGCCTCAGCAGAATCTCCTGACCATGACCGGGAACGAATGGGCCGCCGCAACGACCATGATCGCCGGTGCGATAGCCAACATCATAGCCTGTGCGCTGGGCGTCGCAATTTACGGCCCGATTGGCGCTGCGGTCGGTGTCGCGCTTGCCCTGAGCATCTGGAGCGTTGCCATGGCCATCTATATCGGCAAGCGACTGAAAATCGTGCCGGGCTTGGTTTTTGTTTTGCTCTCGATCAGGCCGAGCGCGATCGGCGGCCAACAATGGAACTGGTTCTTGAGGGCTGGCAAATGA
- a CDS encoding oligosaccharide flippase family protein, protein MIYIGGAGLTSLAQLAIARLIGPRNYGIYSYVLAWTSVLAYLATLGFNVSLLRFVPAYRANGRLDLARG, encoded by the coding sequence TTGATCTACATCGGCGGCGCTGGGCTAACCAGTCTTGCGCAGTTGGCAATTGCACGCCTCATCGGGCCACGCAACTACGGCATCTATTCCTACGTTCTGGCATGGACCTCCGTGCTGGCCTATCTGGCAACGCTTGGTTTCAATGTATCCTTGTTGCGTTTTGTCCCGGCCTATAGAGCCAATGGCAGGCTTGATCTGGCACGGGGGTGA
- a CDS encoding AAA family ATPase: protein MIIEFFGPPGSGKTTFAHELVQQLRGKGYRAKVALNYKPSARTGRFDLGIFLFVSRIVSAIFSTALILISSRGRMNDISISLSMVRLIPPRNRIWRARIWQYILHLSRCWNGAERSPEIIIFDQGYVQAIGSLAMFNGGADHGALKKALSLAPPADLTVRLVVPYAVVESRLRQRMEREPPAERIFEADLNVNMRSLGVFESINDLLAISGREVISVDNADGQSTFKSICRVEKKSFPHCYGQISPPLRIKGSSRILPRSFLLQQRRRGIRKWAPGSLGRAFSPC from the coding sequence ATGATCATCGAATTCTTCGGACCGCCAGGATCCGGTAAAACAACGTTTGCGCATGAGCTCGTGCAGCAGCTGCGGGGGAAAGGTTATCGCGCCAAGGTCGCTCTCAACTATAAGCCCAGCGCACGGACCGGAAGATTCGATCTCGGGATCTTTCTGTTCGTATCAAGAATTGTATCTGCAATATTTTCGACAGCATTAATATTGATTTCCTCTAGAGGTCGAATGAATGATATTTCAATTTCATTGTCGATGGTGCGGCTTATACCGCCAAGAAACAGAATATGGCGCGCTCGAATATGGCAATACATCTTGCACCTATCGCGTTGCTGGAATGGTGCTGAGCGATCACCCGAAATAATAATTTTCGATCAAGGGTATGTTCAAGCAATTGGATCGCTGGCGATGTTCAACGGGGGCGCTGATCATGGAGCGTTAAAAAAGGCGCTCAGCCTCGCGCCGCCGGCCGACCTGACCGTCAGGCTGGTGGTGCCATATGCGGTCGTGGAGAGCCGCTTGCGGCAGCGGATGGAGCGCGAGCCGCCGGCGGAACGAATCTTCGAGGCCGACTTGAACGTGAATATGCGCTCTCTTGGTGTTTTTGAATCGATAAATGATCTCCTCGCGATTTCTGGCCGAGAAGTCATTTCCGTCGACAATGCTGACGGCCAATCGACCTTCAAAAGTATTTGTCGAGTCGAGAAAAAATCATTTCCGCATTGTTACGGACAGATAAGTCCGCCGCTGAGAATCAAAGGAAGTTCCCGAATCCTCCCGCGCTCGTTCCTGCTTCAGCAACGGCGCCGCGGAATAAGGAAATGGGCTCCCGGCTCGCTTGGGCGAGCATTTTCGCCCTGTTGA